A single window of Aphidius gifuensis isolate YNYX2018 linkage group LG1, ASM1490517v1, whole genome shotgun sequence DNA harbors:
- the LOC122860810 gene encoding peroxisomal leader peptide-processing protease, translated as MDPTSVSISFSEGSASEIQGTSGIKIAHNIILTNGILLKSKLHKNNNLLEFIKNIKPNELLNITNDDLRVRIMSPIKNLQSNNNINEKIGEIIYTWRCPLLADTIDTLFNSWKFSEKYNSIDKILLSCFLIISIDIPQDIQKINVNYINSCLNNLLSTCLMIDQPNKGDNILIESTPFGNPVFIDSISCGIASNILGIQQCLVLTDATAVPGCEGGPVYVIKNKKNFFFGIVIAPMSWCRGEWVEYTLVACLTICLSTILNYKKKDIIQKKFIDNKDIQLSEILDKNVVLIRCGAEWGSGILLDKKTGTILTCSHVVSQAPEQRIKVVLHDDKTIIKKNIWAKLIYRTPNGLPYDIAVLNIDSSVIDPTLRSLTIANDNAKKGETVIAAGFPFFSSTLPTITRGNISSVSINMIQTTCCVQSGASGGPIVRPSTGELLGIIVCNVITSTTLYPKLNMAIPASIIKGPIDEYINTGCVKALESLTSQEISTEKAWNFHLPSKI; from the exons atggatcCCACGAGTGTCTCAATCAGTTTCTCGGAAGGCAGTGCCAGCGAAATACAGGGTACTTCCGGTATTAAAATAGCtcacaatataattttaacaaatggaatattgttaaaatcaaaactccataaaaataataatttacttgaattcattaaaaatataaaacccaatgaattattaaacattacCAATGACGATTTACGTGTACGTATAATGTcaccaataaaaaatttgcaaagcaataataatataaatgaaaaaataggtGAAATAATATACACATGGCGTTGTCCATTGCTTGCTGATACAATTGATACATTATTTAACAGTTGGAAATTcagtgaaaaatataatagcattgataaaatattattatcatgttttttaataatttccatAGATATTCCCCAAGATATTCAAAagataaatgttaattatattaatagctgtttgaataatttattgagtACATGTTTGATGATTGATCAGCCAAATAAAggtgataatatattaattgaatcaaCTCCATTTGGTAATCCAGTATTTATCGATTCAATATCATGTGGTATTGCCAGCAACATTTTGGGTATACAACAATGTCTTGTGCTAACAGACGCAACGGCTGTTCCTGGATGCGAAGGTGGTCCTGTTTACgtcataaaaaataa aaaaaattttttttttggaattgtGATTGCTCCAATGAGCTGGTGTCGTGGTGAGTGGGTTGAATACACTCTTGTCGCGTGTCTAACAAtttgtttatcaacaattttaaattacaaaaaaaaagatataatacaaaaaaaatttattgataataaagatATCCAATTATctg aaattttagataaaaatgttGTGCTAATAAGATGTGGTGCTGAATGGGGAAGTGGAAttttattagataaaaaaacagGAACAATATTAACATGTTCACATGTTGTCAGTCAA gCACCTGAACAACGTATTAAAGTTGTTCTCcatgatgataaaacaataattaaaaaaaatatttgggcaaaattaatttatcgtacACCAAATGGATTGCCATATGATATTGCTGTgttaaatattgattcaaGTGTCATAGATCCCACGTTGAGATCATTGACAATTGCCAATGACAATgctaaaaaag GTGAAACAGTTATTGCTGCTggttttccatttttttcatcaacattaCCAACAATAACACGTGGTAATATATCAAGTGtatcaataaatatgataCAAACCACCTGTTGTGTACAAAGTGGTGCTAGTGGTGGACCTATTGTTCGTCCATCAACTGGTGAATTACTTGGTATCATTGTTTGTAATGTCataacatcaacaacactTTATCCAAAGCTTAATATGGCTATTCCTGCTTCAATTATCAAAGGACCAATCGATGAGTACATCAATACTGGCT gtgTTAAAGCACTCGAGTCACTAACAAGCCAAGAAATATCAACAGAAAAAGCATGGAATTTTCATCTtccatcaaaaatataa
- the LOC122860809 gene encoding transmembrane protein adipocyte-associated 1 homolog: MFGGIEQAVSEPWRKFLDFGSTIDPNITSSMSENEHICKLILYKEIQGSRIRIWDVAILIPNLIFLLFILIRFNRARLKLRATSSPIFLAFYGLVICNVLISVVRCAVSMSVNAADDIGEKVDKVMWVTVRFFLLATEMSVVIFGLAFGHLDSRSSIKRVLFATSFISLAFTITQGTLELVLPDDTFRIPSRDFYVFGHGGMMFWFCSSIVFTLIYFFILILPWTRLRDRLNLPTRKSFYFYAGTLAMLNLVQSIGAGLLNYTQNPIGLCVVDLTAAIYLTFFTPLVYHTFLSEFFGVSQPTIMFSYKAQVDDTMEEDTVSLPHQQSFSSLKTDSDYIYQVHTPSIHMPLYESLTTKQSSSSSSKKRNSLYSLSSKNDKKLPSTSHYSSQSTLYNNQNDELMKIKNSTPELSGDNSTNDSISNLMLSPSTASNFIYTPNDNDSNANLFTESRKQSIDYDDIDTVDSSQSIISKIDNKSLLTINTASTSSTLPPLENSLTNILDNDKNIIYNKNLPSNYSVKSLDFDIGTDKIHDKFDNNISSRSNYDFNDKKNYKDEREESGGGLGDYLQSLKSPKYQSPIKDTKNS, translated from the exons atgtttgGTGGTATTGAACAAGCAGTTTCTGAGCCTTGGAGAAAATTTCTTGATTTTGGTTCAACAATTGATCCAAATATCACATCAAGCATGTCTGAAAATGAGcacatttgtaaattaatattatacaaaGAAATTCAAGGTTCcag aaTACGTATATGGGATGTAGCAATACTCAtaccaaatttaatatttttattatttatattaatacgaTTTAATCGTGCAAGATTGAAATTACGTGCAACAAGTAGTCCaatttttttggcattttATGGACTAGTAATATGCAATGTTTTGATATCAGTTGTAAGGTGTGCTGTATCAATGAGTGTAAATGCAGCTGATGATATTGGTGAAAAAGTTGATAAAGTAATGTGGGTTActgttagattttttttactagcaACTGAAATGAGTGTTGTTATATTTGGTCTTGCATTTg gACATTTGGATAGTCGTTCAAGTATAAAAAGAGTATTATTTGCTACGTCATTTATATCATTGGCATTCACAATAACACAAGGAACACTTGAACTTGTTTTACCAGATGATACATTTAGAATTCCAAGTCGtgatttttatgtatttggACATGGTGGAATGATGTTTTGGTTTTGTAGTAGTATTGTTTTtacacttatttatttttttatacttattttaCCGTGGACTAGATTACGTGATAGACTTAATTTACCAA ctaGAAAAAGTTTCTACTTTTATGCTGGTACTTTGGCTATGTTGAATTTGGTACAATCAATTGGAGCtggattattaaattacacaCAAAATCCAATTGGTTTGTGTGTTGTTGATTTAACAGCTgctatttatttgacattttttactCCACTTGTTTATCATACATTTCTATCTGAATTTTTTgg aGTATCACAACCAACAATAATGTTTTCTTATAAAGCTCAAGTTGATGATACAATGGAAGAAGACACAGTGTCATTGCCACATCAACAaagtttttcatcattaaaaaccGACAGTGACTACATTTATCAGGTCCATACACCGTCAATACATATGCCCCTTTATGaatcattaacaacaaaacaatcatcatcatcatcatctaaaaAACGTAATTCCCTATACTCTCTCTCatctaaaaatgataaaaaattaccaagtaCAAGTCATTACAGTTCACAATCAACATTATACAATAAtcaaaatgatgaattaatgaaaattaaaaatagcacACCAGAATTATCCGGTGATAATAGTACAAATGATAGTATAAGTAATTTAATGCTATCACCAAGTACAgctagtaattttatttatacaccaaatgataatgatagtaatgcaaatttatttactgaatCACGTAAACAAAGTATTGattatgatgatattgatactGTTGATTCAAGTCAATCAATAATatctaaaattgataataaatcattattaacaataaatacagCATCAACAAGTAGCACATTACCACCACTTGAAAATAGCTTGACAAATAtacttgataatgataaaaatattatatacaataaaaatttaccatcAAATTATTCAGTTAAATCACTTGATTTTGATATTGGAACTGataaaattcatgataaatttgataataatatatcgagtcgttcaaattatgattttaatgataaaaaaaattataaagatgaGAGAGAGGAATCTGGTGGTGGTTTAGGTGATTATTTACAATCACTTAAATCACCAAAATATCAAAGTCCAATTAAAGatacaaaaaattcataa